GTCGCGGGGGTCAACCCGTGGATATGCATTATTGCGAGCGTCGCTAGCGGCGGACTGATCGGTCTGTTTCAAGGGTTTTGGGTCACCGTGATCGGTGTGCCGGCATTTATCGTGACACTCGCTGGATCGCTGGGTTATCAAGGTATTCTCTTAGCAATGCTCGGCAGTACCGGTACAGTTCCCATTTCCAATAAGACATTGTTGAACTTGACCTCCACCTACGTCACTCCGTGGCTGGGTTGGGTTACGGTGATCGTTGTTGTCGTACTCTACGCTATTGGATCGTTCCTCATGCAGAAAAATCGGGAAAATCGTCACTTGCCGGCCCAATCGACTGGATCAACGTTGATGCGCTCCCTTCTGCTCGTTATCGTATCCGCGGTCGTCATCGGCGTTTTGAACACGTACCGCGGCCTTCCGGTAGCTGGCTTTATTCTCTTGGTGTTCGTCGTTCTGTTCGCGTTCATCACGCAGTCCACGGTGTATGGACGCCATATCTACGCGCTCGGTGGCAACAAAGAAGCCGCGCGCCGCGCAGGTATTAACACGCGGGCTATCAAGATCAGCATCTTCACCCTCGCCGGCTTCATGGGCGCCATAGGTGGCATCATTGGTGCTTCGCGACTTGGCTCGGCGTCACCAGCTTCTGGTGGTGGCAACTTGTTGATGGATTCCATCGCAGCGGCCGTCATCGGTGGTACGAGTCTATTCGGCGGGCGCGGGAGCATGTGGAACGCATTGGCTGGCGCACTCGTTATCGGCAGTGTTGAAAACGGTATGGACTTGCTCAGTGCTCCATCGAGCACGAAGTACATCGTGGAAGGCGGCATCCTCCTTATTGCCGTCACCATCGACACAGTCACTCGCCGTCGCCGCACGCAGGCTGGTCGCTAAACGACGAAGCCATCGCAGACAAATCAAAGCCGCCCCCAACGCATTGAGAGATGCGTGGAGGGCGGCTTTGATTTTGATCTGATACTATGAACATGTATACCGTATAGGTGTCAACCATCATCTATGACTGAGGGGATGAACTACATAGTGAACGAACAACTGAAGAAATACGCTGAATTGGTTGTCCGCGTCGGTGTCAATCTGCAAAAAGGCCAAAACTTGGTCGTTGGTTTCGGACGCCGCCAGGTGTACCCCGAGCACATTGAATTTGCGCGCTGCCTTGTGGAAGCGGGCTATGATGCCGGGGCAAAATTTGTACAAATCGACTGGGGCGACGAGTGGTGGATTCGCGAAACTGTGAAGCGCGGTTCCATCGAGACGCTGGAAAAACGCGCGAAATGGCAACTGGAATGGGTGGAGCAACTCGCCGAAGAGGGTGCGGCCTACATCGCTATTCCAGCATCCAACCCTGATTTGTACGAGGGTATTCCGCACGACAGAGTGACGGCTGCTGAGCATGCAATCAGTTCCACTTTCCGCGACTTTGACAATCGTCGCACTGGGCGGAAGTACCGGTGGACACTTGCTTCGGCGCCGACCCAGGCGTGGGCTGACAAAGTCCATCCGGAACTGCCGGAAGGTGAACGGGTGCAGGCACTGTGGGATGACATCCTATACTGCGCGCGTGCAACAGGGGACGATCCCGTCGCAGGTTGGCACAAACACCTCGACAACTTGCGCCATCGCAGCGACTGGCTAAACGGACTCAACATTCGGTCCCTGCATTACACGGCACCCGGAACGGACTTGACCATCGAGATGGCACCTAAGCATTATTGGACACCAGCCCTTCAAGATGCGCTGGACGGCATTCCATTCGTGGCGAACATGCCGACCGAGGAAGTGTACTCGGCACCGAATAAACTGGGTGTAAATGGTGTTGTGACGAGTACAATGCCACTGAATCACAACGGATCGACAATTGTTGGAATGAAACTGCGATTTGACAACGGACGCATCGTTGAGTATTCGGCAGAGTCCGGACAGGAAGCGCTCCAGAGTATCGTCGAGGCGGATGAGGGCAGTCACTACCTTGGGGAAGTTGCGCTCGTACCTGTCGATTCACCTATTGCCGAAAAGGGCCAGTTGTTTTACAACACGTTGTTCGACGAGAACGCCTCATGCCACTTGGCCATTGGACGTGCTTACGCGCTCGTTGAAAATGGCGAGAAACTACCTCAGTCAGAGTGGGGAGCACACGGATTGAATGACAGTCTGATGCATGTCGACTTTATGATCGGTTCCGACAAACTGAACATCGATGCGACGACAATGGACGGTAAAGTCGTGCCGATTTTCCGAAATGGCAAATGGGCACCAGCTAAGTAATCGGATTCGATTGCTCTGGCGACGACCTTACTTGAAAAAAGTAGTTGCCAATATTCGCCAATTCCCATACACTGTGCATGACATTTATTTGAAAGGAGCGAGGGACAAATGCGTTTTCATCAAATTCCAGCCAGCAAACATCAACAAGCTGAATTGATTTACGCATTTGCCCGCGCCAACCGGTAGATTTTCTTCGAGAATCGCCGGCCGCAGGGTGCAAGTGCCCTTGCGGCCGTTTTGTTTGGTATGAAGGCTGCAGGGTGACCTGCGGCCTTTTTGCGTGGTGACCGGTGGCGCAGGCAATAAGGGAGAGTACAGTATGTCATTTCGATCACTACACCGCAACATCAAAATCAGACTTTTCGTCGGCCTTCTTTTCGGCATTGCCCAGTCAACGACGATGCCGTTTATGGCTATTTACTTCGCCAAGAGCGTGGGTGAAGTGTTGACAGGTATTCTGTTGACCGTGGCGACCCTTGCCAGTTTACTCTCGGGCGCACTGGGAGGATATTACTGTGACAGGTACGGTCGCCGCAGAATCCTGATTTTCGGAGAGACCGTATTTTTGGTCAGCTACGCTGTCATGGCGTGTGCCAACAGTCCGTTTTGGAATTCGCCCTGGGCCACATTTGTGACGTTTCTCGTCGGCAACATGTGCTTCGGTGCTTACGCACCGGCCGACGAGGCCATGTTGCTCGATTTGACGACGCCCGCGGAACGCCCTGCGGTGTACGGCATGTTTTACTGGCTTCACAACTTGACCCTAGCCATCGGTGCTAGCTTGGGCGCGTTCTTGTTTGAGGGACACAAGCTTTTGCTGTTTAGTCTCACGGGTGCTGCCGTCCTTGTGACACTCTTCACAACCGTGTTATTCATTCAGGAGACATTGCGGCCTGACAAACGCAAACAGCATGGAGTGGAGCCACAACACCGTTCTTTCGTTCAGGTCTATGGACAGGTGCTCAAAGATAGGGCGTTCATGATGTACTTGCTCGGGGGTATCCTTGTGGCTACCCTGGAGTTTCAGTTAAACAATTACATCGGAATACACCTCGCGAAAGCTATGGTGGTCAACACGGTTTCCTTTTTGCACCATGCGGTGGTGCGTGTTGATGGGTTGAAGATGATCGGTATTCTGCAAACGGAGAATACGATTTTAGTTGTCCTTTTGGCCACGCTTGCCGTCCGATTTGTCGCCAATCGCGACAAAGGCCGAATCCTTCTCTGGGGACTCATTTTTAACGTGTCTGGATTCACCCTGATGACGGTGCTGACAACGCCAGTCGCTCTTGTTCTCGCCATGTTCTTAGCGACAGTTGGGGAAGTGGTCAACGTGCCCATTCGCCAAGCGTTTCTCGGCGATTTGGCACCTGATCACATGCGCTCCACCTACGCTGCAATGAACGGCATGACATTCGGCGCGGGAAGAATGCTGGCCACGATGGCCGTAGCACTTGGGGCAGTCCTACCGAATTGGACGATGGGGGCGATGAGCGGGATCGTGGGTACAGTTGGCATTTTGCTCGTCGCTCGTGTGGCAGCACGCAGTCATGGCAGAAAAGTTCACGATTCGGGTGTTGCGCAACCGAGCGGTCAGGCATTGGAGATAGAGTCGTGATGGTGGGAAGCAGGGGGCGGCTTCGGCCGTTACGCCCTGCCAGCCACGTCAGGCGCGGAACCGGAGGGATGCGGTGATGCACAAGGGGCCACTGTGGAGTTACAAAACAAATGTATCGTGTGACAAAACGGTAGTATCCTGCGGCAAAACAAAGGTATCCTGCAAGGCCGCCAGGTGGACTTGTTTTTGGGCTGGCCGCTTTGGAATCGTAAAGGGAATATGGACACTGGGTAGCGCATGGGGAGTGTATAATCATTCAGTCTCTTCGTGTTACCCCTTATGTCAGTATCGGGCAGAAGTGTGCAATAGCTACTCCACCACTTTTATTGGTAAACTTTATATGAAAATGGATACACTGTGAGGTTATCATGAGTGATTGGAAGCAGTCGTTTTTAGAATCAATTCAACAAGGTGTAGTTGAAGGTGTGGTTAAGGCGTTGGATTCACAGTCAACCACACATGCAGGAACAGCACCCTCGAAAATTAAAAATGATGCAATTAAATTACTGCGAAAGACGAACTCAGATACGCTGTACCCGCTAATACTGCAATTATGCGGTCATGAAAACCCAACCGCACAAGAAGTTGGAGCGATTTGCTTAACTGATTTTTATCGAAGCCAATCATCTGAAGTCAATCGTGTATTGTATCGATTGGCAGACAGTGATAATTGGGAAGTTCGAGAATGGGTAGCAAGTGCTTGTGGTTTGGTTTTAGAAAAGCACTTTCATGACTACTTCCCTGTCATGGCGGAGTGGTCAAGGGACGTATCGGAAAACATACGACGTGCGGTTGTTCTTGCCATGATGTATGCGGGAAAGAGTCGGAATCCTGAATTTATTGACCCATTTTTAGACATTATAGAGCCCCTTCTTTCTGACCGTTCACGATATGTAAGAGATAACCTTGGTCCATTTGCAATTGGCAATGCACTTATAAAATATTACCCAACGCAAGTGTTAAAACGATTAGACACATGGGTGAATGATGAGGATGAGCAAGTTCGGTGGAACATTGCAATGATTTTCTCAGCCGCAGAAGGTGCAAAGTTTGCCCATGAATCCCAACAGGTATTTGATATTCTCTCGTCGGACGAGCGTCCATACGTGAAAAAAGCTGTGAGTAAAGCAATAAAAAACATCAATAAAAGGACGACTGGTTCTTGAACTATTGGGGGCTTTAGTACAAGTAGGCTTATTCAACAAATGGGCAGTTTAGCTGAAGAATTGTGTTAATATTCGAGTGTATTCAGTTGAGAATAGAGGAGACGAGTGCAGATGAGTCAAGTTGAGAAGACCGTAGGGTTAGACCTAAGCAGAATCGTATTCATTGGACGAACATGGGAGGAATATTTACTCATGTTCAATTTGTCCAAAGAAGATTTGATGGGTCGTAAAGTTTTGGATTGCCCATCTGGTGCTTGTTCATTCACCGCAAACGCAAACAAGAATGGTATCGACACGATGGCAACTGATATTGCTTATTATCATGATGTTGACGATTTAGAGAAAAAAGGGTTCCAAGACATTGAACATACAATGCAGTCAATGGAGAAATCCGCAGGGAATTACATTTGGAATTTCTTTTCAGACATTGGAGAACTGAAGCGAATGAGAACACAAGCACTGACAGAGTGCGTTTCTGACATGAAGGAGTTTGGGGCAAGTCGCTACCTACCTGCGGTCTTGCCACAGTTGCCATTTACAGACAAACAGTTCGATGTAACGTTGTCGGCACACTTCTTGTTCACTTACACAGATAGACTGGATTATGACTTTCATATTCAAACCATGAACGAACTGTTTAGAGTGACAGGGGAGGAAGTTCGAATCTTCCCAACGGTTGATATGGAAGGTAAAAAATACGAGTACATGGACACACTTATTGAATGGGTTAGCGGTCAAGGATGGACAGCAGAAGAAATTCAAGTTCCATACGAATTTCAAAAGAACGCTAATACCATGTTAAAGCTGACTATAAAGTGAAAACCAGTCCCCCTTTGCGTCTTGCAGGGGGGATTTTTATCTACTCTTCATCTTCAACTAATGGGTGCAATAACTGAAGAACGCGGTGGACCAATAAATAAATGAATATTCGGTTCGGCTTCCAGGCTGTTACGTCGTTAAAGGGCAGGAGTACGCAATACGAACTCAATTCTAAAAATGTATAATTATGGTATGATTCGTGCAAGACGGTGGATATCCGAGGAGGTTGACGTTGAACAAGAAACGTATTTGGCAAGGCGGTCTTGTCATAGGCGTTGTTGTGTTGTTGGCATACGTTATGTTTACGAGTATCCCGTACTCAGTATCCAAGTCTTACGACGAATCAATTTATAACGGCGGTCAGGCGGTACAGACTGTACCAGTTAAGGTGAGCGGGAAAGTCTATCGTGGCGTATTCAAGACCAATGAGTTTGTTGGAAAAGTCGAAATCGATGGCAAGACCTATTCAATCGATACGTTCAGAGACAAACGCGCCTTCAGCGGGAAGAAGAGTCCTTATCCATACGTTGGTGTTGTAACAGCCACTGATAGTCAGAACTACACCGTTACAACCGCAACAATATCGATGTCTGGGGATTTCAATTCGGTTGTTGCTTCTACTGATGCAATTTCTAAGAAATACGGAAAAGCGGCTGAATTAACAGTTCCAGCAACATCAAATGTTGGTGGCAAGTAGTTGATGGCTCGCCACAGGTTATTGCTTATTTGGGGACATGAACTAAATCAGCTTGGAACGCCTGTTGCGTGCATGAACATGCACTCATCATTGACCTGGGCTTACTGAACTCTTGGAGCAGTGTAACCGAATAGCGACTCAAGCAGAAATTTGCGTAGAGGATTCAAGATCATTGAGAGATAAGTAATCGAAGCACGAAACGACAAGGGGCTGTCCTTAGAGCGGTCAAATCCGCTGCCTAGGCAACCCCTTTGACACCAAAATTATTCAATGGTACTTTTCATTGCTTGATACATATTTTCTACGTATGCGTCGACTTCATCACGTGACATTCGCAGGCGATTCACGGACGAGCCATAACCAATCTCCTGTTTACCCTCTTCGAGCCCTTGGAAAATTCCGTCCGTGAACGCATCTAGGGGTTCTCCATGTACATGTAAATCTGCCCCACCTAAGTCGGTGTTCACTGCTGGTGGAGCGACTTCAATGACTTCTACAGTTGTATTAGCCAGCTGGTGTCTAAGACCCATTGTAAAGGAGTGTAGCGCCGCTTTGGTCGCCGAATAAACAGGGGCAATTGCCAGGGGCGTGAAAGCTAACCCGGACGTCACATTCACAATCGCCGCATCTTCTTTCTTTGAGAAATATGGTGCGAACAGCATGGATAGATGAATAGGGGCTTCAGCATTGACCATGATCTCATTGTTGTAGTAGTTCCAATTGTCCTTCGCATCCGCCTTCAATACATGAAAACGTTGTTGAATCCCTGCATTGTTCACTAATACGTTGACGTCTGGATAGTTCGTTGTCACCCAGTCAAACAAAGCTTTACGGTCGGCTTCACGTCCAACGTCAGTGACGCGGGTAATGAGATCTGGGAACTTCTCCTTGGCATCCTGAAGTGCACTTTCACGTCGTCCGCAGACGATAACAGTATTCCTGGCCTTGATAAAGCGTTCTGCAAAAGAAAGTCCAATGCCCGCACTGCCGCCCGTAATGAGTATTGTATTTCCTGAAAGCTTCATCGAAGTTCGCCTCCCGCATGAGTAGGTGTGATGACCACAACATTGGATGGTGTCATTGTGTATTCTCCATTCTTCGCAAGAATCACCAGATAGTTTACAAATGGTTGTCGAAATATAACTAACTGGTTGGTTACATGTTATTTAAAACTAACCAGTTAGTCAACAGTATTTTTTATGTGATATATTGAAAACACTATTTAATGCTCGGAACAGGTGGGGAATCCTTTGAGAAACGCTGAGGCAACGAAAGAACGGATTTTAGAGGCTGCCCTGGAGGAGTTCTCCTCCTACGGCATTGCTGGTGCTCGCGTTGATCGCATAGCTAAGAATGCTGGATGCAACAAGAATCTCATCTACGTTTACTTTGAAAATAAAGAAACGCTTTTTACAACTGTCCTCGAGAAACACTTAACGCGTGTTTATGAGGAAAATCCCTTTACACCTGAGGATCTTCCTGGTTATGCGGTAAAAGTATTCGATTGGGCTATGACACACCCACATATAGTACGCCTGATGACATGGCACAGCTTGGAGCAGAAGACAGACAATCTGACCGAACGAACCTCTGTCCGCGATAAGAAGCTTCAAGCGATAATGGACGCGCAAAACAATGGTCTGATAGGAACGACGTTCACGCCTGGCTTCCTTATGACAGCAATCATGGCCTTGGCGACCGCTTGGACGCCAACACATCCCTTCGGCACGTCGCATGACCCAGATGCCGAGAATCATTCA
This is a stretch of genomic DNA from Alicyclobacillus dauci. It encodes these proteins:
- a CDS encoding MDR family MFS transporter, whose amino-acid sequence is MSFRSLHRNIKIRLFVGLLFGIAQSTTMPFMAIYFAKSVGEVLTGILLTVATLASLLSGALGGYYCDRYGRRRILIFGETVFLVSYAVMACANSPFWNSPWATFVTFLVGNMCFGAYAPADEAMLLDLTTPAERPAVYGMFYWLHNLTLAIGASLGAFLFEGHKLLLFSLTGAAVLVTLFTTVLFIQETLRPDKRKQHGVEPQHRSFVQVYGQVLKDRAFMMYLLGGILVATLEFQLNNYIGIHLAKAMVVNTVSFLHHAVVRVDGLKMIGILQTENTILVVLLATLAVRFVANRDKGRILLWGLIFNVSGFTLMTVLTTPVALVLAMFLATVGEVVNVPIRQAFLGDLAPDHMRSTYAAMNGMTFGAGRMLATMAVALGAVLPNWTMGAMSGIVGTVGILLVARVAARSHGRKVHDSGVAQPSGQALEIES
- a CDS encoding DNA alkylation repair protein — translated: MSDWKQSFLESIQQGVVEGVVKALDSQSTTHAGTAPSKIKNDAIKLLRKTNSDTLYPLILQLCGHENPTAQEVGAICLTDFYRSQSSEVNRVLYRLADSDNWEVREWVASACGLVLEKHFHDYFPVMAEWSRDVSENIRRAVVLAMMYAGKSRNPEFIDPFLDIIEPLLSDRSRYVRDNLGPFAIGNALIKYYPTQVLKRLDTWVNDEDEQVRWNIAMIFSAAEGAKFAHESQQVFDILSSDERPYVKKAVSKAIKNINKRTTGS
- a CDS encoding sugar ABC transporter permease → MSTNIQQQNGSSAGPFSGFRARIASGDLGLIPVIIALIVIWIMFQSVNGNFLSGRNLSNLILQIAEIGMLGIGETFVLLLGEIDLSIGAVSGVAAAVLVLLSVAGVNPWICIIASVASGGLIGLFQGFWVTVIGVPAFIVTLAGSLGYQGILLAMLGSTGTVPISNKTLLNLTSTYVTPWLGWVTVIVVVVLYAIGSFLMQKNRENRHLPAQSTGSTLMRSLLLVIVSAVVIGVLNTYRGLPVAGFILLVFVVLFAFITQSTVYGRHIYALGGNKEAARRAGINTRAIKISIFTLAGFMGAIGGIIGASRLGSASPASGGGNLLMDSIAAAVIGGTSLFGGRGSMWNALAGALVIGSVENGMDLLSAPSSTKYIVEGGILLIAVTIDTVTRRRRTQAGR
- a CDS encoding TetR family transcriptional regulator; this encodes MRNAEATKERILEAALEEFSSYGIAGARVDRIAKNAGCNKNLIYVYFENKETLFTTVLEKHLTRVYEENPFTPEDLPGYAVKVFDWAMTHPHIVRLMTWHSLEQKTDNLTERTSVRDKKLQAIMDAQNNGLIGTTFTPGFLMTAIMALATAWTPTHPFGTSHDPDAENHSRETREAIARAVSLISKGEES
- a CDS encoding SDR family oxidoreductase; translation: MKLSGNTILITGGSAGIGLSFAERFIKARNTVIVCGRRESALQDAKEKFPDLITRVTDVGREADRKALFDWVTTNYPDVNVLVNNAGIQQRFHVLKADAKDNWNYYNNEIMVNAEAPIHLSMLFAPYFSKKEDAAIVNVTSGLAFTPLAIAPVYSATKAALHSFTMGLRHQLANTTVEVIEVAPPAVNTDLGGADLHVHGEPLDAFTDGIFQGLEEGKQEIGYGSSVNRLRMSRDEVDAYVENMYQAMKSTIE
- a CDS encoding aminopeptidase translates to MTEGMNYIVNEQLKKYAELVVRVGVNLQKGQNLVVGFGRRQVYPEHIEFARCLVEAGYDAGAKFVQIDWGDEWWIRETVKRGSIETLEKRAKWQLEWVEQLAEEGAAYIAIPASNPDLYEGIPHDRVTAAEHAISSTFRDFDNRRTGRKYRWTLASAPTQAWADKVHPELPEGERVQALWDDILYCARATGDDPVAGWHKHLDNLRHRSDWLNGLNIRSLHYTAPGTDLTIEMAPKHYWTPALQDALDGIPFVANMPTEEVYSAPNKLGVNGVVTSTMPLNHNGSTIVGMKLRFDNGRIVEYSAESGQEALQSIVEADEGSHYLGEVALVPVDSPIAEKGQLFYNTLFDENASCHLAIGRAYALVENGEKLPQSEWGAHGLNDSLMHVDFMIGSDKLNIDATTMDGKVVPIFRNGKWAPAK
- a CDS encoding SAM-dependent methyltransferase, with product MSQVEKTVGLDLSRIVFIGRTWEEYLLMFNLSKEDLMGRKVLDCPSGACSFTANANKNGIDTMATDIAYYHDVDDLEKKGFQDIEHTMQSMEKSAGNYIWNFFSDIGELKRMRTQALTECVSDMKEFGASRYLPAVLPQLPFTDKQFDVTLSAHFLFTYTDRLDYDFHIQTMNELFRVTGEEVRIFPTVDMEGKKYEYMDTLIEWVSGQGWTAEEIQVPYEFQKNANTMLKLTIK